A single region of the Procambarus clarkii isolate CNS0578487 chromosome 59, FALCON_Pclarkii_2.0, whole genome shotgun sequence genome encodes:
- the LOC138353772 gene encoding aggrecan core protein-like gives MSSITEEEREVSSITVEVPQVSSITEEEREEVPEVSSITEEEPEVSSITEEEPEVACITEEVPELGSITEEVAEEVPEVSSITEEEPEVSSISEEEPEVASITEEVPELGSITEEVAEVSSITEEVPPVSSITEEEREVISITVVVPHVSSITVEVRQVSSITEEEREEVPGVTCITEEVPEVSFITEEVPGVTCITEEVPEVSSITEEVPEVSCITEEVPQLSSITEEVPEVSFITEEVPGVTCITEKVPQVSSITEEVPQVSSITVEVPQLSSITEEVPEVSSITEETTTTW, from the exons atgagctccatcaccgaggaagaacgtgaggtgagctccatcaccgtggaagtaccccaggtgagctctatcaccgaggaagaacgtgag gaagtacccgaggtgagctccatcaccgaggaagaacccgaggtgagctccatcaccgaggaagagccCGAGGTGGCgtgcatcaccgaggaagtacccgagctgggctccatcaccgaggaagtagccgag gaagtacccgaggtgagctccatcaccgaggaagaacccgaggtgagctccatctccGAGGAAGAGCCCGAGGTGgcgtccatcaccgaggaagtacccgagctgggctccatcaccgaggaagtagccgag gtgagctccatcaccgaggaagtacctccggtgagctccatcaccgaggaagaacgtgaggtgatctCCATCACCGTGGTAGTACCCcatgtgagctccatcaccgtggaagtacgccaggtgagctccatcaccgaggaagaacgtgag gaagtacccggggtgacctgcatcaccgaggaagtacctgaggtgagcttcatcaccgaggaagtacccggggTAACCTGCATCACTgaggaagtacctgaggtgagctccatcaccgaggaagtacccgaggtgagctgcatcaccgaggaagtaccccagttgagctccatcaccgaggaagtacctgaggtgagcttcatcaccgaggaagtacccggggTAACCTGCATCACCGAgaaagtaccccaggtgagctccatcaccgaggaagtaccccaggtgagctccatcaccgtggaagtaccccagttgagctccatcaccgaggaagtacctgaggtgagctccatcaccgaggagacGACTACGACCTGGTAG